The following are encoded together in the Humulus lupulus chromosome 5, drHumLupu1.1, whole genome shotgun sequence genome:
- the LOC133778195 gene encoding uncharacterized protein LOC133778195, protein MATSGTIHCVDLREGNYRVRVDECCNNDAKLIFPIKDEIIFVRHAVGYFVEWPSHLIIPYDSNLLPKKTKKQKRNSSPIPNAPMTQDKSHPSQRLPSQNEVVSSKASAPILFKIPSGVPHSLKCLLTTVKYVEPSFMAKVPMDFEILGHENDLYISQEDIVHFGLMEEIGASCISLYIRILYFQLVKREISHFFRFVEPISLSNVGSTEEE, encoded by the exons ATGGCAACAAGCGGAACAATTCATTGTGTTGACTTAAGAgagggtaactatcgtgtgcGGGTGGATGAGTGCTGCAATAATGATGCTAAACTTATTTTTCCTATTAAGGATGAGATCATTTTTGTACGTCATGCTGTCGGTTACTTTGTTGAGTGGCCATCTCATCTGATCATTCCATACGATTCAAATTTG CTACCTAAGAAGACAAAGAAGCAAAAAAGAAATAGTTCACCAATACCTAATGCCCCAATGACACAAGACAAGTCTCATCCTTCCCAAAGACTTCCTAGTCAAAATGAAGTAGTGTCAAGTAAAGCTAGTGCCCCGATACTCTTCAAGATTCCTAGTGGGGTTCCTCACTCTCTCAAGTGTTTATTAACTACTGTGAAGTATGTGGAGCCAAGTTTCATGGCCAAAGTTCCGATGGATTTCGAGATATTAGGTCATGAGAATGATTTATATATCTCACAAGAAGATATAGTCCACTTTGGCTTAATGGAGGAGATTGGAGCATCATGTATATCGTTATATATCAG gATTTTATACTTCCAATTAGTGAAAAGAGAGATCAGTCACTTTTTTCGTTTTGTTGAGCCAATTTCGTTATCAAATGTTGGATCTACTGAAGAAGAATGA